The nucleotide window CGAATCACTGGCTTTATTTTTTGACATCATTTGTAGCACCCACATTACACCAAATACAACTAATCCAATTGTATCTGAAATCGATTCTGGGTAAATCATCGCAATACCAGCTGCGATTAAAATAATACGTTCAATCCAGTTAATCGGACGGTACCAATAACCAATTACGCCGGCGCCAATCGCGATCATACCTAGTATTGCCGTAAAGACAACCCAACTGACTTGCCATAACGTTACGTCAATCATAAGTAATGCTGGCGAGAAAACAATCATATACGGAATAATAAACGCTGCAATCGCCAACTTTGCTGAGTGTACACCCGTTCGAATCGGGTCCCCTCCTGAAATGGCCGCAGCAGAAAAGGCGGCAAGCGCAACTGGCGGCGTGATATCCGCAATAATGCCGAAATAGAATACGAAGAAGTGAGCTGATAATAACACAACAATTGGTGCTGCACTCATCGGTACATCTGGCGCAAGTAGTGTAATAATCGCTGGCGCTGCAATTGTAGACGTAATAACGTAGTTTGCAGTAGTTGGTGCCCCCATCCCTAAAATAAGAGATGCGATCATTACGAAGAATAGAGTAATAATAATGCTACCACCAGCAAGCTTTACTAAACTGTTTGCTAGTGATAAACCTAATCCAGTTTTTACAACAACTCCGACGATAATACCCGCACAAGCAGTAGCGACAGCAACCGCTAACGCTGTACGTGCTCCATCAACCATTGCATCGATAATTTCTTTTAAGCCAAAGCGTACATCTGGGTTAATAAATCCAACGACGATACAAGCTAATATTCCGTATAATGCCGAGTGAATTACCGGTACACCAAACATCATAATAATGATAATTAACGCAATCGGAATTAATAAATAAATCTTTTTAAAAATGTATTTACGATCAGGCATTTCTTCATCCTTTAAACCACGTAAGCCTAATCGCTTCGCTTCAAAGTGTGTCATAATCCAAATCCCTGCAAAATATAGCAACGCTGGAATAGCTGCTGCTTTAGCAATATCCCAATACGTGACACCACGACCTATAAATTCAACCATTAAGAAGGCTGCAGCTCCCATAATTGGTGGCATTAACTGACCACCCGTCGACGAAGATGCTTCAACTGCACCTGCAAAGTTTTTCTCATAGCCAAGACGCTTCATCAGAGGAATTGTATAAGACCCTGATGTTACAACATTTGCAACTGAGCTTCCAGAAATCGTCCCTTGTAATGCCGAAGAGAAAATTGCTACTTTCGCAGGACCTCCAACTAATTTACCAGCCACTGAAATCGCTAAATCGTTAAAGTATTCCCCTACACCTGTCTTAACTAAAAATGCCCCAAATAATAAGAAGGCGAAAATATACGTGGCTGAAACGGCTAGTGGCGTACCTAAAATACCATCCGTTGAGAAAAACATCAAATTAACAATAGCGTCCACACTTTGACCACGATGCATTAAAAAATCCGGTAAATACGGTCCGAAAAAGGCATATAGTAAAAATAAGGAGGCAATAATTGTAATCGGTAGACCTACCGCTCGACGCGCTGCCTCTAAAACTAATATGATAGCAAATAATCCAACATAAAAATCTAACGTCTC belongs to Solibacillus sp. FSL R7-0682 and includes:
- a CDS encoding TRAP transporter permease, whose product is MSEKMGATSSEELHESLSVEEQQKLLEKFDIESNQRSPQSIMKYVVYFGLLAFALFQLYTAIYGQFPAQIQRTVHLGFALTFVFLLFPASRKLSKKKIPIYDYALALIAIFVGSYWVIHYDRLVKSLGSLETLDFYVGLFAIILVLEAARRAVGLPITIIASLFLLYAFFGPYLPDFLMHRGQSVDAIVNLMFFSTDGILGTPLAVSATYIFAFLLFGAFLVKTGVGEYFNDLAISVAGKLVGGPAKVAIFSSALQGTISGSSVANVVTSGSYTIPLMKRLGYEKNFAGAVEASSSTGGQLMPPIMGAAAFLMVEFIGRGVTYWDIAKAAAIPALLYFAGIWIMTHFEAKRLGLRGLKDEEMPDRKYIFKKIYLLIPIALIIIIMMFGVPVIHSALYGILACIVVGFINPDVRFGLKEIIDAMVDGARTALAVAVATACAGIIVGVVVKTGLGLSLANSLVKLAGGSIIITLFFVMIASLILGMGAPTTANYVITSTIAAPAIITLLAPDVPMSAAPIVVLLSAHFFVFYFGIIADITPPVALAAFSAAAISGGDPIRTGVHSAKLAIAAFIIPYMIVFSPALLMIDVTLWQVSWVVFTAILGMIAIGAGVIGYWYRPINWIERIILIAAGIAMIYPESISDTIGLVVFGVMWVLQMMSKNKASDSKIATS